From Sphingobacteriales bacterium:
CAAAAGTGCCTTTAACATCGTAGAGTGCAATTTTTTCAATCCTTTCGTCGGGGGTGGTAATGGTAAGCGTAGCTGCTTGGCTCATTGGGTTAGGCGCTAAGGTAATATTTGCAGTTGTGCTAGGGACATTTTCAACGCCATCAATAGTAGTGGGCATACTTACATCGCAAAACGATGAGGTAAGCGAGGTGCTGCGGTATATGCCTTTACCGTGCGTGCCGGCATAGGTAACATAACAACTTGCCGAGGCAAATTTTATATCTTTGGTATCGCTAAGCGTTGTTTCTTGTTTTACCGAATAAACGGGTGTATTGCCTATTTGTTTCGATTGCCACGACCAAGTCGCAGTAGTTCCGGATATTTCACCTGCCCAAACGCCACGGTCGTTACCTAAAATAATTTTTTTGCTATTACTGCGATCTATTACAATATCATATACCGGCATTTTAGGCAATTCGCCTTGTATGCTGGCAAAAACTGGGCTGCTGGCATCAGAGTTCGTTGAGCGCAAAACATAATCATTATTGCCGTAGTTTCCTAAGCTAACTACTACTTCTTTGGGGTTTGATTGGCTAATGCTAATGGCGGTAATATAACGCCCTTCTGAACCGGCCGGTGCAACATCTTTTAAGTTAAATATTTTGTATTCGGTAATACCAGTTGGATTTACTTTTTTAAATACTTTGTTGTGGATAGCATTTAAATCGAGGGTGTTAAAATTGTTAAACCGGATAAGTTTGCCATCGGCGGTACCTGCATAAATTAAATTGCCATCTTTTGACGAAGCAATGGCGGTAATTTCGCTGGGGCTTGCCGTAGCAATATTATACCATTTTGGTGTTTTGCTAAATACCAAAGGTTCGTCGGTAACCCATAAGTCGCCGCTTCCTTGCCCTTGACCTGTTCCTACAAAAAAGCGAGATTTTACAACAGGGTCATTAGGAGTTATAAATAAAGATTGAACATAGGCGTCAAAATCTTCCCACAACATAAAAGGAATTATAAAACCACCTCCGCCGTCTAATTTATCATCTCCATTGCAAGACCCATCTGAACTTAGTGGTTCGCAGTCAATTCGTTCATCAAAAAAGGTGCTAAAAGATTGGCCATGGTTTGATGATCTATAAAATTTTTCTTCCGGATTGGCTGCAAACATGGTTCCGGACCTAAGTTTTGACATTTCGGCGTTACCTCCATCTCCACCTATTAATTCATCTGCATCAAATTTTGAGTTGTTAAAAAAGTTAATGTACTGCGTGCCGTTATCTTGAGTACCGCCTAATATTGCACCGTGCAACGAGCCGGCAATACCGTAAAATTGTGTGATGCGAAGGTTTTTATTTAATGGTTTAAAATTGGGGAATTTAGCATTGGCATTGCCCGACCAAAATATGCCACCATCGCAAACAATATACATTTGATTAGGGTCTGTTGGATGAAAAACAATATCGTGTTTGTCGGCATGAACATATTTATTGTTTTGTGGGCTGTCGAAGGTGTTATCAACTTGCAGCCAGCCATCGCCATCAGTCCAAGTCCATAAAGTAATACCCCCTACAA
This genomic window contains:
- a CDS encoding T9SS type A sorting domain-containing protein; protein product: MKKIILFVLAFTAIATTFYAGQLMVKKTNQSVAEKEREHGEEEKEGGRVMSAKYFYAIKANQITGKIDLADVYKAEKQADKLQQTAPAKEIDMTWDFIGPNNVGGRSRTVVIDRNNPKSMILGSVSGGLWTSTDGGLNWAEHPQNPDLPSKAISYGVQATNGYIYFGTGEGFYYYFGFGAGGTPGRGVIVSKDGGKTFELLASTDPGATPNINFGWASVNKLAAHPTKNIIYAAIGNNEAAGSGSGLFYSDDDGQTWKVPNGINNNDKIGWDVVVAANGTVYAAIGNRYFRANDGENFELLNSPDNLPGDFLATGGRKRMAVAPSNNNIIYSIFINANSSCLQGVYRSEDGGKLWVEIGAGGGDFFDPFDNSVQCQGSYDLAFAVDPANPNRIFVGGITLWTWTDGDGWLQVDNTFDSPQNNKYVHADKHDIVFHPTDPNQMYIVCDGGIFWSGNANAKFPNFKPLNKNLRITQFYGIAGSLHGAILGGTQDNGTQYINFFNNSKFDADELIGGDGGNAEMSKLRSGTMFAANPEEKFYRSSNHGQSFSTFFDERIDCEPLSSDGSCNGDDKLDGGGGFIIPFMLWEDFDAYVQSLFITPNDPVVKSRFFVGTGQGQGSGDLWVTDEPLVFSKTPKWYNIATASPSEITAIASSKDGNLIYAGTADGKLIRFNNFNTLDLNAIHNKVFKKVNPTGITEYKIFNLKDVAPAGSEGRYITAISISQSNPKEVVVSLGNYGNNDYVLRSTNSDASSPVFASIQGELPKMPVYDIVIDRSNSKKIILGNDRGVWAGEISGTTATWSWQSKQIGNTPVYSVKQETTLSDTKDIKFASASCYVTYAGTHGKGIYRSTSLTSSFCDVSMPTTIDGVENVPSTTANITLAPNPMSQAATLTITTPDERIEKIALYDVKGTFVQTLSNQLNPGNHQITINRKGLPAGNYLVVTSTPKGNITRQLIIQ